AGTCGCTGCGTCGTACCGTCACCGAGGCCGACGTCGTCAACTTCTGCGGCGTGTCCGGCGACTTCAACTGGTTCCACATCGATGACGTCGGTGCCCAAGACTCCGTGTTCGGCCAGCGCGTCGCGCACGGCATGCTGGTCACCTCCATCGCCACCGGCCTGCAGGTGGAGAAGATGGAGCCGAAGATCGCCACCGCCGCGTTCGTCGGGCTCGACTCGTGGCAGTTCCGCGCACCGGTCTTCATCGGCGACACCATCCGGGTGAAGCGCACCATCGGCGAGAAGGCCGAGAACGAGAAGAACCCGAAGGCCGGCTGGTGCAAGTACGAGATCGAGGTCCTCAACCAGGAGGACAAGGTCGTGCAGCGCGGCGTCTGGAACATGCTGATCCAGCGCAACGGCTAGGTATCGCATCGGGGTCGAATCCCCCGAATTGATCTGACTCAGGGGCGGCCTTCGGGGCGCCCCTGACGTTTCTGGCAGGGGTGGCACCGGGGCGCGTCGAACCTGACAGCATGGCCACCACCTCTTGTTCCCTGACCGTCGCCGAGGCCGCCGGGGCGCTGGGCGTATCCCAGCGCACCG
Above is a genomic segment from Actinomycetota bacterium containing:
- a CDS encoding acyl dehydratase; this translates as MQCERAPGIRGPLRSRRRAAMPCSALNSRPPARGSGYAPRRRAVRPWGAANDFRGVPVAERLFWEELEAGDTAESLRRTVTEADVVNFCGVSGDFNWFHIDDVGAQDSVFGQRVAHGMLVTSIATGLQVEKMEPKIATAAFVGLDSWQFRAPVFIGDTIRVKRTIGEKAENEKNPKAGWCKYEIEVLNQEDKVVQRGVWNMLIQRNG